GGAGATTCTGGTCAGGTTCGCCGAGCATATCGAGAAGTATCCCGGCCTGCTATGGGAAAACCGTCCCCGGCGCGTCTATCCGTTGATGGAAAAATCGTCGCAACTGATCGGCTATACCGGGATTATCAGCAAACAGGAACTCGCGCTCCTCAAGGGCAAACCGGAGTATCATTACGGAAGCGTGCTCGGCAAGATGGGAATCGAATCGCAGTACGACTTCGATATCCGCGGGAAAGAAGGGATACTCGAACGAGTGGTGGACGCGAAGGGTAACGTAATCGAGCAGACGGTACAGAAAGAACCGGTCGCGGGAAATCCGCTCGTACTGTCCATCCATAAAGACCTGCAGGAATTAGGATACCAGCTTCTCGCGGGGCGCCCCGGCGCGATCGTCGCGTCCATACCGTCAACCGGGGAAATTCTCGCCCTCGTCAGTTCGCCCGGTTTCGACCCGAACCTGTTTACGGAACGTTTCTCCGAGAACGAATTTTTTATCCTGAAAAATAACCCCGATAAGCCGTTCCTGAACCGGGCTATCAACGGAACCTACCCGCCCAGTTCGATCTTCAAGCTGATTACCGCATCCGCGGCGTTGGCGGCGGGGGTTCCGATCGCGAAGACGGTCAAGTGTACCGGGCAGGTGAGGATCGGCAACCGTTATTTTAAATGCTGGAATATTCACGGTACGATGAATATGATATCCGGTATCGCGAACTCCTGCGATTCCTACTTCTATAACATCGGCCTGCAAATCGGCCGCGACTTAATACTGGATTTCGCGCGTTCTTATGGATTCAACCAGAAAACGAAAATAGACCTGCCCGGTGAAAACTACGGGCTTATCCCGGAAATGGACTGGTTTGTCAAGCGCTATAAACGCCCGTGGTCGCAGGGCGACACCGCCAATATCTCCATCGGGCAGGGCGACTTGCTCGCCACCCCTATCGAGATCAACGTGCTCACTATGGCGATAGTCAATAAGGGCCTGGTTTACCAGCCGTACCTGCTGAAGGAAATCCTCTCCTATGATAAAAAAGAGGTGATCTGGACAAAACAGCCGGTGATCCTGCGGAAGGTCAACCTCAATCCAAAGTATTTCGATATTCTACAGAAGGCGATGCGGGAGGTCTGCCAGAACGGTACGGCGGCATGGGTACAGAACAGCGTAGCGCCGAATATCCCGATCGCCGGGAAAACCGGGACGGGCCAGGCCGGCGGTACGAAAGAAGACCACGCGCTGTTCACCTGCTTCGCGCCCTACGGCCATACGAACCTTGACGAAATGATATGCGTCACTGTGGTGGTCGAGCACGGCGGAGGAGGTTCCGCGGCGGCGGCGCCTATCGCGGCACAGATGGTCGATTATTACTATAAAAATATTATGAAGATCGATTTGACAAAAAAGGAAACACCCTAATGCTGAAAGAGAATCTAAAAAATATCAACTACGGCTTTATTATAATACCGTTATTGCTCTCCGTGATCGGTCTGATATTTATATACAGTTCCGGTATTTACCCCGATGGGAGCAACTCGGGGCAATATCTGAAACAATTAATCTGGATGTTCATCGGGCTGGGATTAAGCGTCGGCATCATGACTCTCGACTATTACCAATTGGTCGAGAACGCGGAAATTTTCTACCTGATCGGTATACTGGTTCTCGCGGCGACACTCATTATCGGTAAATCGATTCGCGGTGCGAAGAGCTGGTTCGGCGTTGCGGGTCTGGGTATTCAGCCGTCGGAAATCATGAAATTATTCTACATCCTCCTTTTAGCGAAATTTTTCTCGAACGCATCACCCACGGAGAACCGTCTCCGTACTTTTATCATCAGTCTGGTTATGCTGGGAATTCCTCTCGGACTGATTCTTCTCCAACCCGACTTGGGGACGTCGCTGGTATTTATCGGAATCTATATCATCATGAGTTTCATCGGGATGCCGGACGACCGTTATGTGAAGTACATCGTGTTTACCGGACTGGTGACCGCGGTGCTGGTGCTCGGGAACGCCTATTATAAATTTTACTTCCTCGAAATGTACCAGTCGCATATCGAAATATTCGATGTTTTATTTAATTTTAATACGATGCTGATTATCGCGATAGCCATGTTCCTTTATACGCTGGTGGCAGTAATCCTTGAATTTTTTAATCCCGTGGAGATTATCCGAAAGATTCTGCCGTTTACGATCATCGCGGGGATAGGGTTCGGGGTGGCCGCGGTCTCAAATGTAGTTCTCAAACCGTATCAATGGAAACGTCTGCTCGTATTCCTCAACCCCGAGTTCGACCGTTGGGGCGCGGGCTATAATATCATCCAGTCAAAAATCGCCATCGGATCGGGGGGCTTTGCCGGGAAGGGAATCTTCCGGGGTACGCAAAATCTACTGGGATTCCTCCCTGAAAAAAGCACCGATTTTATCTTTTCAATTATCAGCGAAGAAGCGGGATTCCTCGGAGGGGCATTCGTCATAGCCCTGTTCTGTATCTATTTCTTCATGATTATTCGGACTATCGCAAACGCGCATGACAAGGAAGGGATGCTGATATCCGCGGGAATTCTCGGGATGTTCTTTATCCATTTTATCATTAATATCGGTATGACACTGGGAACCGCCCCGGTAACGGGCTTACCACTTCCGTTTGTCAGCTACGGTGGTTCGTCCTATCTGACGTTTATTCTCGCGGGCGCGTTATTATCGAATATTCACTCCCGCCGTTTCGTTCATTAATATTCATAATTCTGCTTGTCTAATTCGTGATTCCCGCTTATACTAGAGCCGGAGGTGAATCATGAAAACTATTAAAATCGTTTTCTTCGGTTTAATAATATCACTATCGGGATGGTCGCAGATGAATAATCAGAATATCGGCAAGTACAAACTGAAATGCGGATACCTGACGCGTTGGGGTATGGATTATATAACGATCGATGCTATGGATGAGAAGACTGTTACCGGAAAAATCGGCATCGACTGGTCAATAGGCCCGGAAGCGCGCCTGCCGTTAGAATGGGAAATATTTTATTCATTAAAGTACACCGGGAAAATCATCCAGAACGGTAATGCGTTCCAGTTCGAGGTAAATATCGCAAACCGTATGAAGTACCAATTTACTTTCTATTTCTTATGGGTTGATCGGCCTGTGCTCACGGGATTCCTGAAACTCAAACCGGTCAAGAAAGAATACGGCCCATCGATGGTAACAGGCGCGTTCGCGGAAAAAATTACCGGGGAGTAAACCGGCTGCTAAAAAAGAATGATAGTTATTTTTTCAAAAATATTGAAAGGGTATTGTTTTTAAGTTATAATTTTATTGTTCAGGTATATTGAGGAGGGTGGAATGGGTGCACTTACGGACGCGGCCGCGAAGGGGAATCCCGACGAGGTCCGGCGGCTTATCGGCGCTGGCAGCCCGGTAAATGAAATTACGGATTTCGGACTAACCCCGCTGCACTTCGCGTGCGCATCGGGTTATATTGAAATCATCAAGGACTTGATTCAGGCGGGGGGGGATGTCAATGCGCGCGCGGGAAACGACGCAACTCCGCTGCACGCGGTGGTATTGAAGGGCAGTCTCGAAGGGGTGAAACTACTGGTAGACGGCGGGGCGGATTTGAACGCGAAGGACGACCTTGGGAATACTCCGTTTCAATTAGCGGTGCTCAAGGGAAATGAGGATATTGTCGCTTATTTTCGTTCTATCGGCGTTACCGGCTAGGGTGGAATTCCTTTCAGTCAGACGGTCACAATTAAAAGGAGGAAATACATGGCGGCAAAATTCGAGGTTTTTAAAAACAAACAGGGTCAGTACCAATTCCATCTGAAAGCGCCTAACGGGGAGATTATCGCGGCAAGCGAATCCTATACCGGAAAAGACGGCTGTATGAACGGGATCGAATCGGTCAAGAAAAACGCCCCCGACGGTAAATTTGAGGTTTACCAGGATAAGAAAGGCGAGCACCGTTTCAACCTGAAAGCGGGTAACGGCGAGATTATCGCGGTCAGCGAGGGTTATACCAGCAAAGACGGCTGCATGAACGGAATCGAATCGCTCAAGAAAAACGCCCCGACCGCAGCCATCGTAGAATTGTAATAATAAAGGGGCTGTCTCAAAAGGGTGTTTTTCCTGTCACTGCGAGTACCCGAAGGGTGTGAAGCAGTCTTTCTAACTCATTATAAGCGTTAAAAATAGATTGCTTCGGCTTACGCCTCGCAATGACATAGAATACTCATTACAATACCTTTTGGGACAGCCCCTTTTTTTATCAGAAAATATTCTCCGGCGCTTTTAATGTGAAATAGTGCAGAATCCGGTTATAGACCGGTATTTCCTTCTCGGGAAGTGTCTGTATCACTTTTTCGTTGCCCGTGTCGATTGCGGCTTTATCGCGGGAGAACAGAAGCGCCGAGGAATCCTGTCCGTAACGTACTTCATCCCCGCCCTTCCGCTGGATTAACGATACCGCGGTTAACGAGGACTTGATATCGTAGAGGAAATTGACCTCGCCGGAGTCGTCGTTTTTAATAAAAGTAAAATACGCCTGTACGACAGGGTTTTCGTCAGTACCTACCCGGTCGTATTTCTTCAGCTTCCACCCGAATGCGGATAAGTCTTCCCCGAACACGTCTTCTAAACGTTCGCCGAATGCCTGAATGTTTTCTTTGATACTCACTTTTTTCTCCCATTTGTAAAAGATATTTTAAAGGATTTCCGGGCATTTGCCAAATTATTGCGCTATCGCCGTTGGGAAACCCGCGTTCAATTCCGTAGGAATATATACCGATAATGATTCATTATGGCGGAGTCAAATGAATAATAAAAAAATAGCCGGGATCCTCATTTTCATTACCGCGCTTCTGGTCTTCGGTACATCGGCATATATCCTGATCGAAAAATGGTCGATACCGGACGCCCTGTATATGACGGTAAACGTATTGACGACTATCGGGATAAGGGAGCCTCATCCCCTTTCGCTCGGGGGAATATTTTTCACAATATTCTTCTCGCTGCTGAGTTTCTTCGCCCTTGCGGCTGTAATCAGTATCCTAAGTTCCGTTATCGTAGAGAACCTTATCTACGGCGACAGGAGGAGAAAAAGAATGCTTAAAAAAATTATGCGGATGAAGAACCATATCATCGTCTGCGGCGCCGGAAAAATCGGGAAATATGTCATCAATACCCTGCTCGAACTGAAAAAAACGTTCGTGGTCATCGATTCCGACGAGAAGCTGATAAAAACCCTGAACGACGAGAATCCCAAGGTGCGGGAGATTCTTTCTATTGTGGGGGACGCCACCAACGAGGAAATCCTCGCGCAATCGGCGGTAGAAAACGCGTACGGACTGATCGCCTGTATGCCGGAGGACTCGCAGAACCTCTTCATCGCGTTAACCGCCCGCAAACTCAACCC
The DNA window shown above is from Brevinematales bacterium and carries:
- the mrdA gene encoding penicillin-binding protein 2 encodes the protein MQELSSKVKSRLNILTGIIYGLVGIILIRLFYLQIIRGEEYLKQSLSNKTQIIKIPAYRSVIYDRTKENKLAYNRKSLCIVVIPANLPEDPFEQETVLSNAAILLNMKIDEIKLKITEQAFDKYTTVVLKYDIDPEILVRFAEHIEKYPGLLWENRPRRVYPLMEKSSQLIGYTGIISKQELALLKGKPEYHYGSVLGKMGIESQYDFDIRGKEGILERVVDAKGNVIEQTVQKEPVAGNPLVLSIHKDLQELGYQLLAGRPGAIVASIPSTGEILALVSSPGFDPNLFTERFSENEFFILKNNPDKPFLNRAINGTYPPSSIFKLITASAALAAGVPIAKTVKCTGQVRIGNRYFKCWNIHGTMNMISGIANSCDSYFYNIGLQIGRDLILDFARSYGFNQKTKIDLPGENYGLIPEMDWFVKRYKRPWSQGDTANISIGQGDLLATPIEINVLTMAIVNKGLVYQPYLLKEILSYDKKEVIWTKQPVILRKVNLNPKYFDILQKAMREVCQNGTAAWVQNSVAPNIPIAGKTGTGQAGGTKEDHALFTCFAPYGHTNLDEMICVTVVVEHGGGGSAAAAPIAAQMVDYYYKNIMKIDLTKKETP
- the rodA gene encoding rod shape-determining protein RodA, coding for MLKENLKNINYGFIIIPLLLSVIGLIFIYSSGIYPDGSNSGQYLKQLIWMFIGLGLSVGIMTLDYYQLVENAEIFYLIGILVLAATLIIGKSIRGAKSWFGVAGLGIQPSEIMKLFYILLLAKFFSNASPTENRLRTFIISLVMLGIPLGLILLQPDLGTSLVFIGIYIIMSFIGMPDDRYVKYIVFTGLVTAVLVLGNAYYKFYFLEMYQSHIEIFDVLFNFNTMLIIAIAMFLYTLVAVILEFFNPVEIIRKILPFTIIAGIGFGVAAVSNVVLKPYQWKRLLVFLNPEFDRWGAGYNIIQSKIAIGSGGFAGKGIFRGTQNLLGFLPEKSTDFIFSIISEEAGFLGGAFVIALFCIYFFMIIRTIANAHDKEGMLISAGILGMFFIHFIINIGMTLGTAPVTGLPLPFVSYGGSSYLTFILAGALLSNIHSRRFVH
- a CDS encoding ankyrin repeat domain-containing protein, producing the protein MGALTDAAAKGNPDEVRRLIGAGSPVNEITDFGLTPLHFACASGYIEIIKDLIQAGGDVNARAGNDATPLHAVVLKGSLEGVKLLVDGGADLNAKDDLGNTPFQLAVLKGNEDIVAYFRSIGVTG
- a CDS encoding YegP family protein, translated to MAAKFEVFKNKQGQYQFHLKAPNGEIIAASESYTGKDGCMNGIESVKKNAPDGKFEVYQDKKGEHRFNLKAGNGEIIAVSEGYTSKDGCMNGIESLKKNAPTAAIVEL
- a CDS encoding potassium channel protein → MNNKKIAGILIFITALLVFGTSAYILIEKWSIPDALYMTVNVLTTIGIREPHPLSLGGIFFTIFFSLLSFFALAAVISILSSVIVENLIYGDRRRKRMLKKIMRMKNHIIVCGAGKIGKYVINTLLELKKTFVVIDSDEKLIKTLNDENPKVREILSIVGDATNEEILAQSAVENAYGLIACMPEDSQNLFIALTARKLNPDIHLSCYIADEMNFSKFKLVGVEELIPGDYVIGRRLAVSLLNKNIAVFLEQTNVIGENESFFVGDIVIDKRSKYINKTIKDAAIYKNTGLLIFAIRQWNAEHFTFNPNPDVPLQAGDTLITFGSQKDLERLGHYINS